A region from the Variovorax sp. V93 genome encodes:
- a CDS encoding energy transducer TonB — protein MNFRDLSTLQIALGVSVIAHAALLAVRFVDPESFNRVFSETPLEVILVNSKTNDKPDAKTRVMAQTSLAGGGDLERGRATSPLPPSSFTAVGDSIEEARRQVEAMQAQQMQLLAQLKRDLAAMPAPDPRASGDPKEAIAREEKRRQMVELLAEIERRVNEENARPKKRYLSPSTREAAYAIYVDTLRRRIEVRGTENFPTAAGKKLYGELKMTITINHDGKILDTVVDESSGDIVLDRRAKAIVHSIGSFGKFTDAMRKETDQIVLQSRFKFTRDETIELSSQ, from the coding sequence ATGAACTTCAGGGATCTGAGCACGCTGCAGATCGCACTTGGCGTGTCGGTCATCGCGCACGCCGCACTTCTGGCGGTGCGTTTCGTCGATCCCGAATCGTTCAACCGGGTCTTCAGCGAAACCCCGCTCGAGGTGATCCTGGTCAACAGCAAGACCAACGACAAGCCCGACGCCAAGACCCGCGTGATGGCCCAGACCTCGCTCGCGGGCGGCGGCGACCTCGAACGCGGCCGCGCCACCAGCCCGCTGCCGCCGTCGAGCTTCACCGCCGTCGGCGACTCGATCGAGGAGGCGCGGCGCCAGGTCGAGGCCATGCAGGCCCAGCAGATGCAGCTGCTCGCGCAGCTCAAGCGCGACCTGGCGGCCATGCCTGCGCCGGACCCGCGCGCCTCGGGCGATCCGAAGGAAGCCATCGCCCGCGAGGAAAAGCGGCGCCAGATGGTGGAGCTGCTGGCCGAGATCGAGCGCCGCGTGAATGAAGAAAACGCGCGCCCCAAGAAGCGCTACCTGAGCCCTTCCACGCGCGAGGCGGCCTACGCCATCTACGTGGACACGCTGCGCCGGCGCATCGAGGTGCGGGGTACCGAGAACTTCCCCACGGCCGCCGGCAAGAAGCTCTATGGCGAGCTCAAGATGACGATCACCATCAACCACGACGGCAAGATCCTCGACACCGTGGTCGACGAAAGCTCGGGCGACATCGTGCTCGACCGCCGCGCCAAGGCCATCGTGCACAGCATCGGCAGCTTCGGAAAGTTCACCGACGCAATGCGAAAAGAGACCGACCAGATCGTGCTGCAGTCGCGCTTCAAGTTCACGCGCGACGAGACCATCGAGCTCTCCTCCCAATAG
- a CDS encoding DUF2809 domain-containing protein translates to MIRGMRWRFDPLCLAWAMALFLVLILLATIGARWGWLRSFFGDVLAVAWVYLVFKTFVAARVLPVGLAALGVGLAVELGQFLASAWHLHISNRALRIVLGSTADWWDVLAYVIGFAAVLAIEALREALRAVRPTASAPRSSTPSR, encoded by the coding sequence ATGATACGGGGCATGCGATGGCGTTTCGATCCTCTTTGTCTGGCGTGGGCGATGGCCCTGTTCCTTGTTCTCATCCTGCTGGCCACCATCGGCGCGCGCTGGGGCTGGCTGCGGAGCTTTTTTGGCGACGTGCTGGCCGTGGCGTGGGTCTACCTCGTCTTCAAGACCTTCGTCGCCGCGCGCGTGCTGCCAGTGGGGCTGGCCGCGCTCGGCGTAGGCCTGGCGGTCGAGCTGGGGCAGTTCCTGGCATCGGCCTGGCACCTGCACATTTCGAACCGCGCCCTGCGCATCGTGCTCGGCAGTACCGCCGACTGGTGGGACGTGCTGGCCTATGTGATCGGCTTCGCAGCCGTGCTGGCCATCGAAGCGCTGCGCGAAGCCCTCAGGGCAGTTCGGCCGACGGCATCCGCGCCACGATCGTCGACGCCCTCCCGCTGA
- the aroE gene encoding shikimate dehydrogenase yields the protein MDLYCVMGNPVEHSRSPRIHARFAELCGQQMDYSRRLVPVGAFAEGVAAFRREAAERGDAARGCNVTVPFKFDAAALALHTSERAVLAQAVNTLRFEADGSIHADNTDGIGLVNDIVRNAAVPLAGRELLLIGAGGAAAGVLGPLLDAGAARIVVANRTVGKAMALVQRHAALALSHGAALEAWALDEVTGNFDVVVNATASSLAGDAVPVRAQVLRPGALAVDLMYGPAAAGFMAWAETHGAVPRDGLGMLVEQAAEAFEFWRGVRPPSAQVLAELRASLAAGQ from the coding sequence ATGGACCTGTACTGCGTAATGGGCAACCCCGTCGAGCACAGCCGCTCGCCGCGCATCCACGCCCGGTTTGCCGAACTCTGCGGCCAGCAGATGGACTACAGCCGCCGGCTCGTTCCGGTCGGCGCCTTTGCCGAAGGCGTGGCCGCCTTCCGCCGGGAAGCCGCCGAGCGCGGCGACGCGGCACGCGGCTGCAACGTGACCGTGCCGTTCAAGTTCGACGCCGCCGCGCTCGCGCTGCACACCAGCGAGCGCGCCGTGCTTGCGCAGGCGGTGAACACGCTGCGCTTCGAGGCCGACGGCAGCATCCACGCCGACAACACCGACGGCATCGGGCTGGTCAACGACATCGTGCGCAATGCCGCCGTGCCGCTGGCGGGCCGCGAGCTGCTGCTCATCGGTGCGGGCGGCGCCGCAGCGGGCGTGCTCGGGCCGCTGCTGGACGCCGGCGCTGCGCGCATCGTGGTGGCCAACCGCACGGTCGGCAAGGCCATGGCGCTGGTGCAGCGCCATGCGGCATTGGCGCTGAGTCATGGCGCGGCGCTCGAAGCCTGGGCGCTCGACGAGGTGACCGGCAATTTCGACGTGGTGGTCAATGCCACGGCCTCCAGCCTCGCTGGCGATGCGGTGCCGGTGCGCGCGCAGGTGCTGCGCCCCGGCGCGCTCGCGGTCGACCTGATGTACGGCCCCGCGGCCGCCGGCTTCATGGCCTGGGCCGAAACGCACGGCGCCGTGCCGCGCGACGGGCTCGGCATGCTGGTCGAACAGGCGGCCGAAGCGTTCGAGTTCTGGCGCGGCGTGCGCCCGCCCTCCGCGCAGGTGCTGGCCGAATTGCGCGCTTCACTCGCCGCCGGCCAATGA
- a CDS encoding YqiA/YcfP family alpha/beta fold hydrolase: MDPQTTHLLYLHGFRSSPRSTKARLMAARVAREHPDLQWWCPQLPPSPREAIDMVMKGIADWPRKSMAVVGSSLGGFYATYVAGMTRCRAVLLNPAVHPARDLARYIGDQTAWHDPAEHFYFKPEYIQELRTMEVGALTRPERVLAIIAKGDEALDWHETSARYPDSNIKLIEGGDHALSDFEENHLDDVIAFINPV; this comes from the coding sequence ATGGACCCGCAAACCACTCACTTGTTGTACCTGCACGGATTCCGCTCCTCGCCCCGCTCCACCAAGGCGCGGCTGATGGCAGCGCGCGTGGCCCGCGAGCACCCGGACCTGCAGTGGTGGTGCCCGCAGCTGCCGCCCTCGCCACGCGAGGCCATCGACATGGTGATGAAGGGCATCGCGGACTGGCCGCGCAAGTCGATGGCCGTGGTCGGGTCCTCGCTGGGCGGCTTCTATGCCACCTACGTGGCCGGCATGACGCGCTGCCGCGCCGTGCTGCTGAATCCGGCGGTGCATCCGGCGCGCGACCTTGCGCGCTACATCGGCGACCAGACCGCCTGGCACGACCCGGCCGAGCACTTCTATTTCAAGCCCGAATACATCCAGGAGCTGCGCACCATGGAGGTCGGCGCGCTCACCCGCCCCGAGCGCGTGCTGGCCATCATCGCCAAGGGCGACGAAGCGCTCGACTGGCACGAAACCTCGGCACGCTACCCCGACAGCAACATCAAGCTGATCGAGGGCGGCGACCATGCGCTGTCCGATTTCGAGGAAAACCACCTCGACGACGTGATCGCGTTCATCAATCCCGTCTGA
- a CDS encoding ribonuclease catalytic domain-containing protein, protein MFVLFEEAGKYLGGRVLSEAEASAQVELDTGKRVKVKGANIVLRFEKPAPAELIAEARALAATMDLDLAWEFAPEGEFGFADLASDYFSDKPTLAQQAAALFALFEAPHYFRRAGKGRFKKAPAEILQQALAAIEKKKVVQAQIVEWAAQLAEGICPQPIREQLYKILFKPDKNAPEYKAVVDAARATQRPPLELLERAGAIDSPYQFHWRRFLFENFPKGTGFPALAAPPIVDELPLAEGVQAFSIDDSQTTEIDDALSVQGLGSGSVTVGIHIAAPGLALTPGSAIDQVARARMSTVYMPGHKITMLPDDVVSTYTLLEGGDRPAVSLYARFDEATLELQSTETKLERVPIVANLRHDQLDAVVTQPWLEDASFTSENTPEAAAKLRAPLSFLFRLAKELKARREVVRGKPENFNRPDYNFRLVGNDGEPDGSEQVQISTRQRGAPLDLIVSEAMILANSSWGGWLGELGVPGLYRSQASLAPGIKVRMGTRALPHAGLGVKSYAWSTSPLRRYTDLVNQWQIIAAARHGKTAALAAPFKPKDADLFSILSGFDAAYATYNAYQGGMERFWTLKYLQQRGITELEATVIKDIPNGALVRADTLPLVFPVAGQQERGARLRVKLGEIDEIALDVHGTVLERLDAPKVDVAAEEEGGDEEAEEVAGPIAIAVDLSDSEAAPENTPA, encoded by the coding sequence ATGTTTGTATTGTTTGAAGAAGCCGGCAAGTACCTCGGCGGCCGCGTGCTGTCGGAGGCCGAAGCATCGGCGCAGGTCGAGCTCGACACCGGCAAGCGCGTCAAGGTCAAGGGCGCCAACATCGTTCTGCGTTTCGAGAAGCCGGCCCCGGCCGAGCTGATCGCCGAGGCGCGCGCGCTCGCAGCCACAATGGACCTCGACCTGGCCTGGGAATTCGCGCCGGAGGGCGAGTTCGGTTTTGCCGACCTCGCGTCCGACTATTTCAGCGACAAGCCCACGCTCGCGCAGCAGGCCGCCGCGCTGTTCGCGCTGTTCGAGGCGCCGCACTACTTCCGCCGCGCGGGCAAAGGGCGCTTCAAGAAGGCGCCAGCCGAGATCCTGCAGCAGGCGCTGGCCGCCATCGAGAAGAAGAAGGTGGTGCAGGCGCAGATCGTCGAATGGGCCGCCCAACTGGCCGAGGGCATCTGCCCGCAGCCGATCCGCGAGCAGCTCTACAAGATCCTGTTCAAGCCCGACAAGAACGCGCCCGAATACAAGGCCGTGGTCGACGCCGCGCGCGCCACCCAGCGTCCGCCGCTCGAGTTGCTGGAACGCGCCGGCGCCATCGACTCGCCCTACCAGTTCCACTGGCGGCGCTTCCTGTTCGAGAACTTTCCCAAGGGCACGGGTTTCCCGGCACTCGCCGCGCCGCCCATCGTGGACGAGCTGCCGCTGGCCGAAGGCGTGCAGGCATTCTCGATCGACGACTCGCAGACCACCGAAATCGACGATGCACTCTCGGTGCAGGGCCTCGGCAGCGGCAGCGTCACGGTCGGCATCCACATCGCCGCGCCCGGCCTGGCACTGACGCCGGGCAGCGCCATCGACCAGGTGGCGCGCGCGCGCATGTCCACGGTCTACATGCCGGGCCACAAGATCACCATGCTGCCCGACGATGTCGTGAGCACCTACACGCTGCTCGAAGGCGGCGACCGGCCCGCGGTGTCGCTCTACGCGCGCTTCGACGAAGCCACGCTCGAACTGCAATCGACCGAGACGAAGCTCGAACGCGTGCCGATCGTGGCCAACCTGCGGCACGACCAGCTCGACGCGGTGGTCACGCAGCCCTGGCTCGAGGACGCTTCGTTCACGAGCGAGAACACGCCCGAGGCCGCTGCAAAGCTGCGCGCGCCGCTGTCCTTCCTGTTCCGCCTCGCGAAAGAGCTGAAGGCCCGGCGCGAAGTGGTGCGCGGCAAGCCCGAGAACTTCAACCGGCCCGACTACAACTTCCGCCTCGTGGGCAACGACGGCGAACCGGACGGCAGCGAGCAGGTGCAGATCAGCACGCGCCAGCGCGGCGCGCCGCTCGACCTGATCGTGTCCGAAGCCATGATCCTGGCCAACAGCAGCTGGGGCGGCTGGCTCGGCGAGCTCGGCGTGCCCGGGCTCTACCGCAGCCAGGCCAGCCTGGCGCCCGGCATCAAGGTGCGCATGGGTACGCGGGCCCTGCCGCATGCGGGCCTGGGCGTGAAGAGCTATGCCTGGAGCACCTCGCCGCTGCGCCGCTACACCGACCTGGTGAACCAGTGGCAGATCATTGCCGCCGCGCGCCACGGCAAGACCGCCGCGCTGGCCGCGCCGTTCAAGCCCAAGGATGCGGACCTGTTCTCCATTCTCTCGGGCTTCGACGCCGCCTACGCAACCTACAACGCCTACCAGGGCGGCATGGAGCGCTTCTGGACGCTCAAGTACCTGCAGCAGCGGGGCATCACCGAGCTCGAGGCGACCGTCATCAAGGACATCCCGAACGGCGCGCTGGTGCGCGCGGACACGCTGCCGCTGGTGTTCCCGGTGGCGGGCCAGCAGGAGCGCGGCGCGCGCCTGCGCGTAAAGCTCGGCGAGATCGACGAAATCGCGCTCGACGTGCACGGCACCGTGCTCGAGCGCCTCGACGCGCCCAAGGTGGATGTCGCGGCCGAGGAGGAAGGCGGCGACGAGGAAGCGGAAGAAGTCGCCGGCCCCATCGCCATTGCGGTCGACCTCAGCGACAGCGAGGCGGCCCCGGAAAACACGCCGGCATGA
- a CDS encoding transglycosylase domain-containing protein, with the protein MKRLLRLVACLLVAGVALELFFVGRIAAMAVIDPQSTAFQRSEAWQIAIHQGRKGAWRQEWVPYAQISDNLKRAVIASEDADFIDHNGVEWEAIERARQRNAKAEELAARRAARAIARGKPVRPVQLRGGSTITQQLAKNLLLSGERTLLRKGQELALAMALEVLLDKRRILEIYLNNVEWGEGVFGAEAAAQYYFRKPASRLSAAEAARLAVMLPSPKFFERRIGSSYLSGRASTIVARMPSAELP; encoded by the coding sequence ATGAAGCGGCTGCTGCGGCTGGTGGCCTGCCTGCTGGTGGCGGGCGTGGCACTGGAGCTTTTCTTCGTGGGGCGCATCGCGGCCATGGCGGTGATCGATCCGCAAAGCACCGCGTTCCAGCGCAGCGAAGCCTGGCAGATCGCCATCCACCAGGGCCGCAAGGGTGCCTGGCGCCAGGAATGGGTGCCCTACGCGCAGATCAGCGACAACCTCAAGCGCGCCGTCATCGCGAGCGAGGATGCCGACTTCATCGACCACAACGGCGTGGAATGGGAAGCCATCGAGCGTGCGCGCCAGCGCAACGCCAAGGCCGAGGAGCTGGCGGCCAGGCGTGCGGCGCGCGCCATTGCGCGCGGCAAGCCGGTGCGGCCGGTGCAGCTGCGCGGCGGCTCCACCATCACGCAGCAGCTGGCGAAGAACCTGCTGCTCTCCGGCGAGCGCACGCTGCTGCGCAAGGGCCAGGAGCTGGCGCTTGCGATGGCGCTCGAGGTGCTGCTCGACAAGCGGCGCATCCTCGAGATCTACCTCAACAACGTCGAATGGGGCGAAGGCGTGTTCGGCGCCGAGGCGGCGGCCCAGTACTACTTCAGGAAGCCCGCCTCGCGCCTGAGCGCAGCCGAAGCCGCGCGCCTCGCCGTGATGCTGCCGAGCCCCAAGTTCTTCGAGCGCCGCATCGGCTCGTCCTACCTCAGCGGGAGGGCGTCGACGATCGTGGCGCGGATGCCGTCGGCCGAACTGCCCTGA
- a CDS encoding lysophospholipid acyltransferase family protein, translating into MLAKLTGWLLLGIVRLLTGAQARWYGCPPKAEQRIYFANHQSHADLVMIWAALPEELRSITRPIAARDYWANTPFKRWITTEVFNAVYVERAATAPAAPAEAPAEPEAPLPPVRDAAAAPQPERIEPSMEPLLPMAPMAPPVVDITPEAFDEVQGRLDLPAPPPPPPPAAPLAVTPPAVEPEPAAPVSDPLAPLVEALRSGDSIIIFPEGTRGHTGEPQKFKSGLYTLATMFPEVVLVPAWIDNVQRVMPKGEIVPVPILCSVTFGAPIRVEEGEERRPFLDRARAAVIALREV; encoded by the coding sequence ATGCTGGCAAAGCTCACGGGTTGGTTGTTGTTGGGGATCGTCCGGTTGCTCACCGGCGCCCAGGCACGCTGGTACGGCTGCCCGCCGAAGGCCGAGCAGCGCATCTATTTCGCCAACCACCAGAGCCACGCCGACCTGGTGATGATCTGGGCGGCCCTGCCCGAGGAACTGCGCAGCATCACGCGGCCCATTGCGGCGCGTGACTACTGGGCCAATACGCCGTTCAAGCGCTGGATCACGACCGAGGTGTTCAACGCGGTGTATGTGGAGCGCGCGGCCACGGCGCCGGCCGCGCCTGCCGAAGCGCCGGCGGAACCTGAAGCGCCGCTGCCGCCCGTCCGAGATGCCGCTGCTGCGCCACAGCCCGAGCGCATCGAACCCTCGATGGAGCCCCTGTTGCCGATGGCGCCCATGGCACCGCCCGTCGTCGACATCACGCCCGAAGCCTTCGACGAAGTGCAAGGGCGGCTCGACCTTCCCGCTCCGCCGCCTCCTCCACCACCGGCCGCGCCGCTCGCCGTCACGCCGCCGGCCGTGGAGCCGGAACCTGCCGCGCCCGTCTCCGATCCACTGGCGCCGCTGGTCGAAGCGCTGCGCAGCGGCGACTCGATCATCATCTTTCCGGAGGGCACGCGCGGCCACACGGGAGAGCCGCAGAAGTTCAAGTCGGGCCTCTACACGCTCGCGACGATGTTCCCCGAGGTGGTGCTGGTGCCGGCGTGGATCGACAACGTGCAGCGCGTGATGCCCAAGGGCGAGATCGTGCCGGTGCCGATCCTGTGCTCCGTCACCTTCGGCGCGCCGATCCGCGTCGAGGAAGGCGAGGAGCGCCGCCCCTTCCTCGACCGCGCGCGTGCCGCGGTGATCGCATTGCGCGAGGTCTGA
- a CDS encoding response regulator: MLKPMNIEATDTGKTHRWGVLVVEDDSRARAFFEASVQRSASLFWLGSAGTVHEALAWMAQTTIIPDVLLVDLGMPDGSGLDVIREAVARFPGCEPLVISVFGDEENVLASIEAGAVGYIHKDAAPEDIAQTIVEMKAGASPISPMIARRVLAKYRSLQLAGTLAAAPPEAALGTTTAPSLLSVREHEVLTLIARGFSYAEIARLKGLSVHTVQTHIKNLYGKLAVHSKSEAVFEATRLGLLSHPG, translated from the coding sequence ATGCTCAAGCCCATGAATATCGAGGCAACGGACACCGGGAAGACGCACCGCTGGGGCGTGCTCGTGGTCGAGGACGACAGCCGCGCGCGCGCCTTCTTCGAGGCGAGCGTGCAGCGCAGCGCCAGCCTTTTCTGGCTCGGAAGCGCCGGCACGGTGCACGAGGCACTGGCGTGGATGGCCCAGACCACCATCATTCCCGACGTGCTGCTCGTCGATCTCGGCATGCCCGACGGCAGCGGGCTCGACGTGATCCGCGAGGCCGTGGCGCGCTTTCCGGGCTGCGAGCCGCTGGTGATCTCGGTCTTCGGCGATGAGGAAAACGTGCTTGCCAGCATCGAGGCCGGCGCCGTCGGCTACATCCACAAGGACGCTGCGCCGGAAGACATTGCGCAGACCATCGTCGAGATGAAGGCCGGCGCCTCGCCGATCTCGCCCATGATCGCGCGGCGCGTGCTGGCCAAGTACCGCAGCCTGCAGCTGGCCGGAACGCTCGCCGCCGCGCCGCCCGAGGCAGCCCTCGGCACCACCACGGCGCCCAGCCTGCTGTCCGTGCGCGAGCACGAGGTGCTGACCTTGATAGCGCGCGGTTTTTCCTATGCCGAGATCGCACGGCTCAAGGGCCTGAGCGTGCACACAGTGCAGACGCACATCAAGAATCTCTACGGCAAGCTGGCCGTGCACTCCAAGAGCGAGGCCGTGTTCGAGGCCACGCGCCTCGGCCTGCTGTCCCATCCGGGGTGA